The DNA segment tttttttaatagaacGTAAAAATTGTTCATGAAATTTGTATGATTATCACTCAATTGATGCTGATGCTGCACTGCACCTGCAAAATACTTAGCGACATGGAAGTAACGTTACGAAATGTAGTTCGATTATTAATATGTGGAAACTTGGCTCTCCTCCTAACATCATAGCACAGTGGGTTAATAGTTCAAAAACATTTTACACGCATCTTACAAATTAGTAGCAATATGTTTGAGATAAAATTGAGGATGTATAGTtagtaataaataaatgaaagttGCACATATTAGCATTAACATATGTAATTTTCTGTAGAATTTTCTTTTGTACAATTTTTAATTCTCGCAACTTTCACTTACTGTGCATACAAAAGTTACTATAAATTATAGTAATATGGTATTACTCTAGATATTTACATTGCAGTtcaatttttcttttcatttgatGCAGGATAAGACCTTATGCATAGTAGAAAAACTTGAAATTATTAAACGGATATTATTAGAAAAGTTAATGGTACTGTGATAATAAACCTTAGATTACCATATCATATGTATGTGTATGTGAAATACATTTTTAGCAATAATTATATCAGCCTTTATATTATAccaaaaatatttctaaaattatTATTGCTATATTATAATTTGTTAAAGTCATTCTCTAAACCGCTATTATACTTttctcgatatcgcgtataccacgaaaagtattgttttctttttttttataccaTTTAATATTATCTTAACATATTTCATACTATTATCGTTTTTTATTAACAGTTATAATTATTTTCACGTAATTTAAAATCAATGATTTTTTTACATATTATCCTACATTTAGAtaagaaaaatataaatttaaatatataatagCTCACTGATGTTGGAACGAAACAAAATTTTACCAAATGGATAAGACACGTGAATTTCTTTTTTATAAATGCAGCGTATAAAAGAACAAAAATAATCATGTTTTAGAAAATATTTACTGAATATTGGTACTGAAATTGTTTTAAATTAAAGAAGAAATTACAAAGAGTGTGAAAAGTATTATAGCGCGCGATGTAATCTTACAATTATTTAAGGTATGCATGAAAAGGAAtgacatttttttatttcttaataGTTCAAGGTACAAatgaaaattttttcaaaacccacaatagattactaattacATTTTTCATGCTAAAATAGTATTTACTATTTATATGTTTATAGAGTTATATATTTATCTATACATATATAAGTATGTGTATGTGTATGTATAtcaataagtgtatatatgcaCTCGTGTATATGGACACACACATATTTAGTGCATTTTATGTATTAATATAAAGTTGTTAACATTCTGatgttttatatatttttgtaatctaAGGAAACTGAAGTTTTCTTGAAAATTAATAAAGGCTGATATTTCATTAATCCTGGGATGAAATTGATTTTAAACTATATAACAATACAATTGAACTGCAATAGCAAATTATCGCTGATCTACATTTGTAATTTGTATATGAAGATTTATTAAATCAAATATGATTAATTGTGCCCATCTTTGtccaatcttttttttttttcttttgacatgaggttttttctttctcttttttttcccatCGTATCAGTTTTTTTTTCTGTGGACATATCATAAGAATTTACTTAAACACTTTAACTGCATGATAGTGTAATGCGTGTTCATAAGAAATATGTAAGTTTTGTGTAACCTATAAGTAAGATATGCACAAAaacttacaatattcaatgtTATAATTCACGTGGCCATACTCTATGGTGTATGTACATCGGAATACGAATTATAGTTTATGGTTTCAAAATTTCAAAAAAGAAAATATCTTTCgataatgaaaaataaaaaaaaaatcaaaacaTTTTATACAATTGCACTGTTCCATAAATTAaagtaaaattaaaataatagaaaattacATTTATACTATATAGTTATTATTTCACTATAGATATTATCGATAATTTAAAAATATGGCCAAGTGTTAGGGTCGACTAAACGTTCAGAGCACAAAGTGTAGCACTTCCTAAGAAAGCTAATGTATCTAgatatgaattttatatctgtgGTAGAAAATTTATGGATACTTTAAGTActtttaattttaaattaatattgtaAAGTAACGATTCGTCTAATTAAATTATATAGATACATCAGAATAATAGAACAACGAACTAATACACACAATGAATGCCACTGGAAAAATAATAGTTTTACATTTTTACAGGAATGGCTAGTGAATATTGTAGCAGGTTTCATTTTATCATTTATCTCAGTATTTAGATTTAGTTAACTTCACTAGCTTTTCCTATAAATGTAGTTTTATAATACACTAATTGATTGTCCAAACAAAAAGAACTTTAATTTTATAGCATAACTGTATAGTACAAAATGTATTAAAAGTATCTTGCGTTTAACACATATATCTATTTATATCTACTAAAAGTTATTCATGATTTTCtaattgaatattttatgtTCGAACaaccaaaataaaaaaaaaataaaaaaaatccaGATAAAATAACTCACAATATGTATCTCAGTATTATAAAAACTTACCTCAATTTGTAAAATTCCAGTAAAATGTTTTAAAACGGTCAATACGGCATGAAGTATCCTCGTCTGTAGCTCCTATATGTATGCATAAAAAAAGAGTATACATTTAACTGTTAAATCTGAACGTACGCGTTTTTGTAACATACCTAGGTCGCCTTATAGGTCTATATCCAAAATATGCACTACCACGTATGATCCCCCTGGCTATACCTCGGTAACCCCGTGCTCCACGTGGTCCCCTAAAAATTATTCATTATACTATGTTTACTGCCCTCAAACATTTCACCCGGAACCGTTataaatgtaatatatatatttgaagCACCTATTTGTTACAGACAGCCCAGGTTTATTTGTTCGCTTAGGCATTACTTTAATTTGACGCCCTCTGAACATAGATTCATCCATAGCCATAGCTGTTTGTACAGAATCACGTTCTGCAAATTCTATGTAAGCAAACCCTTTCGGATGTCCATCAAATTTATTGCACAATATAGTTACTCTGTTAACACTGCCACAACCATGAAAATGTTGTTCCAATTCTTCTGCTGTGGCGCCGTAATCAACCTTGAATAGAATTGCATAAAAATAATATGCATTGCTGAATAATTTCTTAATTTCATAAAATACATACTACAATTTGGTTAAAATATTTAACTTACATTTCCAACATAAATGGATCTGTTATCAACTTCCATTTTGTCTTCGAGAGACATATTTAATGGACTTGCTacaaattttataaaatattttataggtATCATATTAAAGAAGAAGCTTATACAAACAAATTCAGAAGTAATTTTCAATTATATAttgaaatttataaaaaaatctgtaaCTTACTTATTCCAGGTGGACTACCCATGTTCATTTGTTTGTCCACTTCGGATTGCAATTGTTTTAAtttttctgcttcttcttcCATTTCTCTAACACGTGCCTTAATAGCTTCTAATtcctgtaaaataaaaaatttgttttatttaaaaatatatatatatacatatacacatgTATAAATTCTGTAAAACAAAGTAACAGAAATTAAATACCGGATCATCGATATTTGCTTCATTCAATTCACGCTTTACACTATCACATTGCATAATGGTATCTCCATCTTGACCGTTTTCAAGCCCATCTAGACCATCGATATGATCAGTAGCTAAAAGATCCGATTCAGACATTTCTGTAATAgatataagatattttatttataGACATAAAATGCATAAGAAAA comes from the Xylocopa sonorina isolate GNS202 chromosome 1, iyXylSono1_principal, whole genome shotgun sequence genome and includes:
- the Pabp2 gene encoding poly(A) binding protein nuclear 1, which produces MSESDLLATDHIDGLDGLENGQDGDTIMQCDSVKRELNEANIDDPELEAIKARVREMEEEAEKLKQLQSEVDKQMNMGSPPGITSPLNMSLEDKMEVDNRSIYVGNVDYGATAEELEQHFHGCGSVNRVTILCNKFDGHPKGFAYIEFAERDSVQTAMAMDESMFRGRQIKVMPKRTNKPGLSVTNRGPRGARGYRGIARGIIRGSAYFGYRPIRRPRSYRRGYFMPY